TGCGCTAATCAGGCCGCTATTGACACCGGGGCGGTCTGCTCCTTTCTGACCTGGGCCGGGGTCTTGTACCCGTGTCGGCCAACGATCCATTCCCGATTGTAGGTTTCCTTGAATTCCAGCAGGGCCAGTCTCAGTTCTTCAACCGTGTCGAAGTGCCTGACCCAGAGCAGGT
The genomic region above belongs to Desulfocurvus vexinensis DSM 17965 and contains:
- a CDS encoding integrase core domain-containing protein, translating into LRHDHGSQYVSDVFQDEIAFLGIKSSPSYVREPQGNGIAERFVRTLKENLLWVRHFDTVEELRLALLEFKETYNREWIVGRHGYKTPAQVRKEQTAPVSIAA